Genomic segment of Hydra vulgaris chromosome 08, alternate assembly HydraT2T_AEP:
AATTTGGAGGGAGCATCTCTTCTGTAGATTTGCCCATTTTGAACAAGTAATATCGTGCTTTATTGACAACATCTTCTTTGCTTGCACCATAAAGGTGACAAACAAATTTCTGTATGCCATTAACAACGTCATCTGATACATCTAGTGACATTCCAATACCTCGGAATGCTGtacaatattctttttttttctgccgTCTTTAGGGCAGATAATTTACCTTTTCCTCGAAAAGCAGACACTGCATCACAACCTAAGTAATAAGTAGAAACACTTCAAACATTTACGTTTTCAGATACAAAATTAGTTGACATAAACGGCacaatttaatacattatttttgataaagtagCAAAATAGTGCATGAAATAAATTCTTTGCAAGAAAGATAATGATTtcacttataaaatttaatttgaatctaCCTGTAAAGGAATGGAATCCGACCATTGCATCACACCAATCGTAACCAATctcttttgcaattttatttgcattaaggATACGTTGTTTGTTTCCACATCCTGTTTCAAAATGAAGAGTTGCAGAGATAAACCAACTATGGTATAATGCACGTACGAACACATCTGTATCGGGGCTTGGAAGTATAACATGAGCATATGAAACCGAAGTGTGCTTACAATGTAACAATAACCGAGTATCAGCTTCTTTGTGGTCACAACAAAGTTCGGACAATTCCGTACAAATCGAATTTCTGAAGCAGTATGTGCTATCACTATGTGTAATAAATATCTCTATTTCATTTATTGCATAACCTTTCCATTCTTCCAAGAGAAACTTAACCAATTCCTCTTTATTTCTGCCAACACTCATAAACTTCTTCCATTGTTTTGGTACTTTTTGATCAGGCCCAAATATAGTAACATTCTGGACACCAGATTCAGCTCGTCTTTGTCGCTCGGCGTGTTTGATACTAATATTTCGATACCTGTCCGTAACAAAGTTAACTCTATTTGACTTATGCCTAAGAGCAAAATTCATTAACATAGTGAAGTACCAACGAACCCAATAGTTAcattcgttttttaaaactacagtttttCCTGTGGAcaatttaactatatttttgtagcttgcaaatgtCTTTAGCTTTAACATTTTTCTTCTGATAAAAATATCCGGATCATCATTATTCAGGTTATCCCTTATAAAATTATCACAGTTTTTCTGGTAAGCTCGATCTAGATCTTTTGTAGTTTCCTTATCTGCAACAATCCCAGTAACAATATTTACAAGATTATTTGTGACTTCGTTTTCAAATGGATTAATCATTGAAGAAACTGTTTCCATTACATCAATAACTgatttttcatcttttctaaTTCTTGTTACATCCAAATCTTTACGAACCCTTAAAATCAGAAATCAATACTTGTCTTATAAGATCATATTAACTAGTAAAAATGGTAtacaacaatataataatataactaaaacattaggTTAAGAATGAACTCATCAGACGTTCTGTTATGTTCACCTAATTTGTTAAGTTTACCTAAGTTGCAACTTGTGAATGATTACAATGATTGCAAAGAATGATTAACAACATTGATACATGAATACAAGTAAGAaagaaaccaataaaaatactgaaaaatacCTAGATTCCTTTACATAGCCACTGAGTAATTTACATTGTTGGGCAATTAACGATCTTTCTGGTTGTAATAAAATCCATCTCTGCACAGCTCCTCGATTGAGGGTATTGCCAATTATGCCTCTATTGGTTTTACAATCTCTATTCCACGTTTGTTCTATTGCCTGATCACATGCAATAGCTGAGAAAGAACTGGCTTGACGTTGAACTGTCCAGTTATTTTTAAAGTCCGTCAGTAGGCCTTAAATGTAAGCAATATTGTAAAAATGACACTAAGTGTAACCGCAAAATGTTTGTAACTTAAAACAACTGCACATTGTGTATTAATaggattttaaatatatcttctaAACAATCAAAGggagttaaattataaaagaataatGTAGTTATAAGTACAATATAAACATTTGtagttataaacatatatatacaacatatatacaaaaatatagatTAATTTCATGCAGATGTAGCACAAtgtttcaataaagtttatttttttagtgcaaaaacaataaacttaaacACACCTTGATGCGTGCTATCTATTGCTTTCATCTCTAACCAGTAAGGACAGAGATACCTTGCATAATTGACTCTGTCGTATGCAAAATACCAGGGTAACATCATCCTCACACATTCTAAATAAAGCTCCCAATTCGTTGTTCTAGTAGCACCTAGGAATAACATCATCAGCCAAACCATATCAATATAAGAGCTCCAAAATCTAAAAGTGCTTAATCTTTCTGAGGAGATTTTAACAAATTCGTCATATCtgggtaaataaaataatacttgagATATACCATTGGAATTCAGAAGTTCCATGTAGTTCCATTAATAACAAGCAGAAATCCTCTACTTTACGTCAGTTGTCAACATCCAAGGAGTTCAAGAATGATTCAAATCTAAGGCGACTTAAAGCCTCAAACATGATTTTATGCACCATTATGCTTCTGTTATAGTGTTTACCTGTGAGAATACCTTTAATTGCTTCCTCTGCCTCTAGACCAGATTCAATGACAATATCCTTAAATTGAAACTGATATATCAATGCCCAAAGTTTACAGttttaataaaccaataaatgatagctttcaaatatttaaaaaaaattaaagtttatgattttatcaaaaacttgaacacaaaaaatcaaaatttgtcaaaatatcttttatctCTAAATAGAAATAGCTATCTTCTAAAATTTTCATCCTTatgtttaaaactaattaaataccTTAAAACCGGATCCATTAAGTCTTTTAGCAATAGCAGTCATAAATCATAGTATGAAATTCGCCAAGTCTTACTACAAATCTATTCGAAAACTCAGGTTCCTTTCACCGAGCCATTTGAATTTTCTAATGCCCAGCCTCATCACAGACAATTATTCCATActtcaaatttagttttttcataatatcAACACTTCTACATAATTTTGTGTATACTGTTGCAGTATCAGTAACAGGAGCATCAACAACTGGTAAATATCCAATGTACGAGACATGAGAGGCAGCTTTGTTTTGACCAATATTGAAAGCAGTCCAACTTGGAGAggaattttctttaatttgacTTTTGCATTATAGATAAGCCCTATCTTGATCCTTGACTTTCTCTATTGATATAGATGAAATGACAAgatcaatgtttattttttcgaTTAGCTTTTTAAGCTTGGGTGATTCTTTTTTCCCAATCTGATAAGGTAATATGCTAGAAAGCGGTTCTTGAATAGATCGAAATCGTTTTGAAACTGTtatctgataaaaaaaagtgaaatggtATGAAGTGGGTTACTAAaagaatgaagttttttttatagaaaatagcTAAATCCAATCAAGAAACATAAATGAATGAacaccaacaaaaaaaaagaatcgttagctataaaactatatagttttaacaaacaacataaatgtttcaaaaaagatcataaagtttctaattttgatTTAGTATAATTGATATGCAGTGATATAAGTGATATGCATGTGAGGGGGGAAGGGCAAGATGTCATCCAGCCacctttttaaaaaccataatcCATTCTTTTCTATATCTTTCCTAATATAGCAAAGATTAGACaagaaaattgtatttataaataagtgaAAACTGTCCCTTTATTTTTTCCCCTTACATTGCGCACTATTTGTACCTCTCTTTTTTTCTTGGTTTGGTCCAATATTTAAAGGTTGAACAATGATTCCATTAGCCATATGAGTAGTTCCTTTCCCAGATCTTGTTTCCTCACCGAAATCGATGTTGTCCCAACCCAAAATTGACAGTGATGTGTCTTTAGCTCctgattaaaaatttgattcagAAGACCAGAAATTTATTGTATAAAccctataaaaaatttatgctgttattaagataaattatatacttattttgattttttgaatatattattgtttatattatggTGATAACACTTACAAGATGTTTAATCTTACCTTGTGGTACAACTTCATCTTCTTTTAGATTGATAGATGCTAATGCTGTTTCATATCTCATTGTTGCCGAATATGATATACAATGACCTAAACcactcaatatttttatcaactcTTTTGATCCAGTTATCTGCCTTGTTGCCATTGACAATGCCACAGATTTAGGTGTTTGTTTGCGTCCATTTGAACTTATATATATGCATTCTtgaattaaagataaaactttttttttaatgatttcctCTATACATATGTAGGATTTAATTTTTGGTTCATCATCAATACCTAacagctaaataaaaaaattaaataacccAGGTggtacaatgttttttatatttttaaatgagaatTCAGAAGATAATGGAGGCCATGTTGAAAAGAAATCAggagttttatttgttatatttcgAAAATCCAATGCTGTTCTATATATGCTACTCGTATCAACAAATTCATAGTTGATATTTTGAGGTTTATCACTAT
This window contains:
- the LOC136083629 gene encoding uncharacterized protein LOC136083629; its protein translation is MELLNSNGISQVLFYLPRYDEFVKISSERLSTFRFWSSYIDMVWLMMLFLGATRTTNWELYLECVRMMLPWYFAYDRVNYARYLCPYWLEMKAIDSTHQGLLTDFKNNWTVQRQASSFSAIACDQAIEQTWNRDCKTNRGIIGNTLNRGAVQRWILLQPERSLIAQQCKLLSGYVKESRVRKDLDVTRIRKDEKSVIDVMETVSSMINPFENEVTNNLVNIVTGIVADKETTKDLDRAYQKNCDNFIRDNLNNDDPDIFIRRKMLKLKTFASYKNIVKLSTGKTVVLKNECNYWVRWYFTMLMNFALRHKSNRVNFVTDRYRNISIKHAERQRRAESGVQNVTIFGPDQKVPKQWKKFMSVGRNKEELVKFLLEEWKGYAINEIEIFITHSDSTYCFRNSICTELSELCCDHKEADTRLLLHCKHTSVSYAHVILPSPDTDVFVRALYHSWFISATLHFETGCGNKQRILNANKIAKEIGYDWCDAMVGFHSFTGCDAVSAFRGKGKLSALKTAEKKRILYSIPRYWNVTRCIR